The Juglans microcarpa x Juglans regia isolate MS1-56 chromosome 2S, Jm3101_v1.0, whole genome shotgun sequence genome has a window encoding:
- the LOC121252381 gene encoding stellacyanin-like yields the protein MATPTRVGFIIWCLIVVVALLETATAETHSVGDELEWTIPPLGSIAYETWAREKVFEVGDNIVFNWDGTHDVAEVTKENYDSCNDTGTIDLRQTSPANFTLSSNTTRYFICTISNHCELGQKVTIRIGDQWSSASSLAVGALSAVISTIAISFFTFF from the exons ATGGCAACTCCTACTCGGGTGGGCTTTATAATTTGGTGCTTGATCGTTGTAGTTGCCCTACTGGAGACCGCTACTGCAGAAACCCACTCTGTTGGCGATGAGTTGGAATGGACCATTCCTCCACTTGGCTCCATTGCGTACGAAACCTGGGCTCGTGAAAAGGTTTTCGAAGTTGGTGACAACATAG TGTTCAACTGGGATGGGACGCACGATGTTGCTGAAGTCACAAAAGAAAACTATGACAGCTGCAATGACACTGGCACCATCGACCTGAGACAAACAAGCCCAGCAAATTTCACTCTCTCGTCCAACACCACTCGCTACTTCATCTGCACAATCAGTAACCACTGCGAACTCGGCCAGAAAGTGACTATCAGAATTGGAGATCAATGGAGTTCTGCTTCATCTCTGGCTGTTGGAGCGTTGTCTGCTGTCATCTCCACCATAGCCATCtctttcttcacatttttctgA
- the LOC121252380 gene encoding glucan endo-1,3-beta-glucosidase 14-like has translation MKSSWVVVRFLAVFLVFFSLIASMTVQGFTGTYGINYGRIADNIPSPDEVATLLRAAKIKNVRIYDADHSVLKAFSGTGLELVVGLPNGSLKNMSSSEDHAMSWVKENVQSFLPETQIRGIAVGNEVFGGGDSELWAALGGAVKNIYSAINKLHLADVVQITTAHSQAVFANSYPPSSCIFKDSFVQYMKPLLEFFAQIDSPFCLNAYPFLDYTYDPENIDINYALFQPTQGIYDPKTELHYDNMLDAQIDAAYAALADAGFKNMEVIVTETGWASNGDDSEAAATVDNARTYNYNLRKRLAKKKGTPFRPKRVVKGYVFAIFNENLKPGATSERNFGLFKPDGSIAYDIGFHGLVSSAADTSHLSLKDIRARGWLGSNILVSAFSAVALLLFLRIMNE, from the exons ATGAAAAGCTCGTGGGTCGTTGTGCGGTTTCTTGCCGTGTTCTTGgtcttcttttctctaattg CATCCATGACAGTGCAAGGATTCACTGGAACCTATGGAATAAATTATGGAAGAATTGCAGATAACATCCCTTCACCCGATGAAGTTGCTACTCTTCTCAGagcagcaaaaataaaaaatgtaagaaTTTACGATGCCGATCACAGTGTTCTAAAGGCATTCAGTGGAACTGGGCTTGAATTAGTGGTTGGTCTTCCAAATGGATCCCTGAAAAATATGAGTTCAAGTGAGGATCATGCAATGAGTTGGGTTAAAGAGAATGTACAGTCTTTCCTTCCTGAGACACAGATTCGTGGCATTGCGGTGGGCAATGAAGTTTTTGGAGGGGGTGATTCTGAGTTGTGGGCTGCTCTTGGTGGTGCagtgaaaaatatatacagTGCCATAAATAAGCTTCATCTGGCTGATGTGGTTCAGATTACCACAGCACATTCACAGGCTGTTTTTGCCAATTCCTACCCTCCCTCTTCATGTATATTCAAAGATAGTTTTGTTCAATATATGAAGCCACTCCTGGAGTTTTTCGCACAAATTGATTCTCCTTTCTGTTTAAATGCCTACCCATTCCTGGACTATACATATGATCCAGAGAACATTGATATTAACTATGCTCTTTTCCAGCCAACCCAGGGGATCTATGATCCAAAAACTGAGCTGCATTACGATAACATGCTTGATGCACAGATTGACGCAGCATATGCAGCTCTGGCAGATGCTGGATTTAAAAACATGGAAGTCATAGTTACAGAGACTGGATGGGCTTCAAATGGAGATGATAGTGAAGCTGCAGCCACAGTAGATAATGCTAGGACATATAATTATAACCTGCGGAAAAGGCTTGCAAAGAAGAAAGGAACCCCTTTTAGGCCAAAAAGGGTGGTGAAGGGATATGTTTTTGcaatatttaatgaaaatttgaagCCTGGGGCAACTTCTGAGAGAAATTTTGGATTGTTTAAGCCTGATGGGAGCATTGCATATGATATTGGGTTTCATGGACTTGTATCTTCAGCTGCAGATACATCACACTTGTCTTTGAAG GATATTCGAGCTCGAGGTTGGCTTGGGTCCAATATTTTGGTTTCCGCATTCTCTGCAGTGGCACTGCTTCTGtttttaagaataatgaatgaatga